A window from Zingiber officinale cultivar Zhangliang chromosome 7A, Zo_v1.1, whole genome shotgun sequence encodes these proteins:
- the LOC122001717 gene encoding UDP-glucose 4-epimerase GEPI48-like, giving the protein MQLRLSAAGRVLVTGGAGYIGSHTVLQLLLEGCSVVVVDNLDNSSEVAIQRVAELAGEFRKNLTFHKIDIRDKEALEEVFASTEFDAIIHFAGLKAVGESIQKPLLYYKNNLIGTITLLEVMAAHRCKKLVFSSSATVYGWPKDLPCTEESPLSAMNPYGRTKLMIEDICRDIHQADSEWKIMLLRYFNPVGAHPSGDIGEDPRGIPNNLMPLVQQVAVGRRPALTVFGNDYLTKDGTGVRDYIHVVDLAEGHIAALKKLFEDPKKGCEVYNLGTGKGTSVLEMVAAFEKASGKKIPLVLAGRRPGDAEVMFASTSKAETELNWKAKYGIEEMCRDQWNWASKNPWGYEASDTANGVTK; this is encoded by the exons ATGCAGCTCCGACTCTCCGCTGCCGGGCGCGTCTTGGTCACCGGTGGCGCAGGCTACATCGGCAGCCACACCGTGCTGCAGCTCCTCCTTGAGGGGTGCTCCGTCGTCGTGGTGGATAACCTCGACAACTCCTCCGAGGTCGCCATCCAGCGCGTCGCTGAGCTGGCCGGCGAGTTCCGCAAAAATTTGACCTTTCATAAG ATTGATATTCGGGATAAAGAGGCATTGGAAGAAGTTTTTGCATCGACAGA GTTTGACGCAATTATACATTTTGCTGGTTTAAAAGCTGTGGGTGAAAGCATCCAGAAGCCTTTGCTTTATTATAAGAACAACCTCATTGGTACAATTACTCTTTTGGAAGTAATGGCTGCTCACAGATGCAAGAAG CTTGTGTTTTCATCATCAGCAACTGTCTATGGGTGGCCTAAGGATTTGCCTTGTACAGAAGAGTCGCCTTTAAGCGCAATGAACCCCTATGGACGAACTAAG CTTATGATTGAAGATATATGTCGTGACATTCACCAAGCCGATAGCGAGTGGAAGATAATGTTGCTAAGATATTTCAATCCTGTGGGAGCTCATCCGAGCGGGGACATCGGTGAAGATCCTCGAGGAATTCCTAATAATCTGATGCCCCTGGTCCAGCAAGTTGCTGTTGGGAGGAGACCAGCACTAACAGTGTTTGGAAATGACTATTTGACCAAGGATGGAACTGGG GTAAGGGACTACATACATGTTGTTGATCTTGCAGAGGGACATATTGCTGCTCTAAAGAAGCTTTTTGAGGACCCGAAGAAAG GCTGTGAAGTTTACAACCTAGGAACTGGAAAGGGAACATCAGTTTTGGAAATGGTGGCAGCATTTGAGAAGGCTTCTGGAAAG AAAATCCCACTCGTCCTCGCTGGAAGGCGACCTGGTGATGCCGAAGTCATGTTTGCATCCACTAGCAAAGCAGAAACAGAGTTGAACTGGAA AGCTAAGTACGGAATCGAAGAGATGTGTCGTGATCAATGGAACTGGGCAAGCAAGAACCCGTGGGGCTACGAGGCTTCCGACACTGCTAATGGAGTGACAAAGTAG